In Roseibium algicola, the DNA window GAATATCCTTTTCAAGGCCGATCAGGTCCGCCGCCAATCGGGCTTTTTGCGGGCTCGCGCGAGATCCGAAGAGAGTCAGGTTCTGCAGGATCGTGCCGGCGAACATCTGGGCGTCGTTGCTGACGTAGGCGATGTGCCGGCACAGATACCGGTGGTCGACACCGTACAAATCCTGTCCGTCTATCATGACCTTGCCGGAGGTCGGTTCGATATCACCGGAAATCAGGCGAGCAAGCGTCGTTCGGCCGCTGCCGTCGCTGCCCTCAAAGGCAACGGTTTCTCCGGCATTGATCGTCAGGCTCAGATTCTGGACAGGCACGATCGCATCGCTGCGCGCGGCGAAGCTGGCATTTTGCAGCTTGATGTTGCCGACAATTACCAGGTTCTTGTTTCCTGATCGCTCTTCCTTTGGCAAATCGAACAGGGCGCGCGCTTCGCGGAAATCATGTTTGACCCGCTGCATGTCCGTCCAGTGGTTGATGCCGCGCAGCAAGGGCTGCACGACCTGACCTGCCAGCAGGGTGCAGGCCGCAACCGCCCCGACACTGATGAACCCGGACATAACCATGAGGGCCCCGGCCGACACCACGCAGACGGTTGTGAGGACGGTGAAGAACCCGGAGGAATTCCGTGCCCGGTTGGTGAGATCGATATAGTCGTAGCCAAGGCGAGAATTTTGCGTCTGCAGGCGTTCAAACCTTCGCAGGATGACGGGCTCGAAGGCCATGGCCTTGATGGTGTTGAGGCCGGACAGGACCTCGAAGATGAAATCGTATTTGCGCTGATCCTGCTCCGCGCGTTTTTCAATCAGGCTGTCGATCCTTGTATTTAGAGCGGCGGTTCTCAGGGCAAACAAGGCCAGGAGAACAAGCGGCACGAAGCCGATCGGCCCCCCGATAAGAAACAGGACGGCAAGAAAGAGGAGGCTGGCGGGAAGGTCGATTGCCAGGAGGCGGGCCTGACCACCGTAATGGTCACCCATTGCTTGCAGCGAGCGCAGCGAGTCCAGGTGTTTGGTCACCGTCGCCTCAGAGTTGATGTCCGCTCTGGAGTGCAGAAGACGTCTGGCCGCTTCGACGTTGGCCTGATGGGTGAAAGAGGCTGCAAGCCAGCCTGTCAGATACGACCGTGTCGTTTTCAGAACCGCATCGATCACCAGCACGAAACCCAGTCCTGCGATCAGGATGACGAGCGTGTCGGTCGACTTGTTTGGCAGAATCCGGTCATAGACCTGCAAGATGGTCAGCGGCATCGCCAAGCCGAGGATATTGATCAGGATGGAAGCGGTTACCACCGAGCGCGGGAGTTTTGGTGTTGATACTTTTTCTCCGGTTTCGGAGGAAAAAAACTCCAGTTGCGGCAGTTTGATACTGGAAAAAGTATCAGTGATAAAAGATGCCATAGTAAGCGCCTCCTTGAATACATTAAGGCGCGTAATTGTTTCAAAATCGTTTACCAAAAATACCGCAAATTCTAAATTTACATCAAGTTATACATGTAATTCGAAGATTGAAGTTGGTTTTTATTAAGGTAACCCTGCGCGTGATGACGTTAGGTTTTAACGGAGCACGTGCAAGTCATGGCCGACACCGATACTTCAGCGAATGCAGGCAAACCGGGCGTTTCTTCTTCAACGGAGAACGCAGCAAAGTCCAACGGCGGATCAGAACCGTCGCCTGCACGCATGGAGGCTCAAGCAGGCGATCCCTACCGTCCGGCCGGTGGCAATGATTATTCCCTGTCCGTGGAACCGGAAGATACCGGTGAAGCAACCTTGGCGAACCTTTATCAGGCTGTGCCCCTCGAAGATCGAGGATCTGGTGCTTCAACCCAGGATGCCGAGGGACTTGGCGGCGACGGCGGCAGAGACGGCCAGGGTGCGCATGGGGGGCTGGGTCAGGGATTGGGCGGAGCTGGAACCGGTGACACGCTACTGCCGGACGGCGGTTCCGAAGTGGCCGAAACCGCCGATGGTGGTCCAAACGATGACGGCGGCCTTGGCGACGGTGCCGTTCCGGAAGCGCGTGGACTCGACCCGACGTTGTCTCAATTCGATCTGGGCGGCGATGGCATTCAGTCATCGGGCTCCCAGGTTGGTGACGGAACCAGCGGCGGAGGCGGAGGTGCTGGTGAAGGCGGCGATGGTGGGAACACCGGGGTCGGCCCTGTTGAGGACGTCGACAGCACCGACAATTTTGTAACGGAAAACGCCGCAGGAGGTACCGTTGTCGGCGTAGTCGCCTTTGCGAATGATCCGGATGCGACAGACACGGTCACCTACTCGATCACCGATAGTCGGTTCGATATCGACCCGGATACGGGCGTTATTACCGTTGCTGATGGCGCGGTGATTGATCGCGAGACGACCCCCTATATCGATATTGAAGTGACGGCGACGTCAACGGATGGGTCAACCTCGACCGGGACCTTCCGAATTACAGTTGGTGATGAAAACGAGTTCGACATCGGCCCGGTGACAGACGTTGATGGTGCCGACAACTTCGTCCAGGAGAACTCTGCCGGTGGCACGGTTGTCGGTGTGACGGCGTTTGCTGAAGACCCGGATGCGACAGACACGGTCACCTACTCGATCACCGATAGTCGGTTCGATATCGACCCGGATACGGGCGTTATTACCGTTGCTGATGGCGCGGTGATTGATCGCGAGACGACCCCCTATATCGATATTGAAGTGACGGCGACGTCAACGGATGGGTCAACCTCGACCGGGACCTTCCGAATTACAGTTGGTGATGAAAACGAGTTCGACATCGGCCCGGTGACAGACGTTGATGGTGCCGACAACTTCGTCCAGGAGAACTCTGCCGGTGGCACGGTTGTCGGTGTGACGGCGTTTGCTGAAGACCCGGATGCCACGGACACGGTTACCTATTCCATCACCGATAGTCGGTTCGAGATCGATCCGGATACGGGCCTTATTACCGTTGCCGATGGCGCGGTGATTGACCGCGAGACAACCCCCTATATCGATATTGAAGTCACTGCCACCTCGACAGATGGGTCAACCTCGACAGGAACCTTCCGGATCACGGTTGGCGATGAAAACGAGTTCGGCATTGGGCCGGTGACGGACGTTGATGGTGCCGACAACTTCGTCCAGGAGAACTCCGCCGGTGGCACGGTTGTCGGTGTGACGGCGTTTGCTGAAGACCCGGATGCCACGGACACGGTTACCTATTCCATCACCGATAGTCGGTTCGAGATCGATCCGGATACGGGCCTTATTACCGTTGCCGATGGCGCGGTGATTGATCGCGAGACGACGCCTTTTATCGATATCGAGGTTACAGCCACCTCAACGGATGGCTCAACTTCGACCGGTATCTTCCGGATCACGGTGGGCGACGAGAACGAGTTCGATATCGGTCCGGTGACAGACGTTGATGGAGCCGACAACTTCGTCCAGGAGAATTCTGCCGGTGGCACGGTTGTCGGTGTGACGGCGTTCGCCGAAGATCCGGATGCGACCGACACGGTCACCTATTCCATCACCGATGGTCGGTTCGATATCGACCCGGATACGGGCGTTATTACCGTTGCTGATGGCGCGGTGATTGATCGCGAGACGACCCCCTATATCGATATTGAAGTGACGGCGACGTCAACGGATGGGTCAACCTCGACCGGGACCTTCCGGATCACGGTGGGCGACGAAAACGAGTTCGATATCGGTCCGGTGACGGACGTTGATGGTGCCGACAACTTCGTCCAGGAGAATTCTGCCGGTGGCACGGTTGTCGGTGTGACGGCGTTCGCCGAAGATCCGGATGCGACCGACACGGTCACCTATTCCATCACAGACAGCCGGTTCGAGATCGACCCGGACACGGGCGTTATTACCGTTGCCGATGGCGCAGTGATTGACCGCGAGACGACGCCTTTTATCGATATTGAAGTGACGGCGACGTCAACGGATGGGTCAACTTCTACCGGCATCTTCCGGATCACGGTTGGCGATGAAAACGAGTTCGATATAGGTCCGGTGACGGACGTTGATGGAGCCGACAACTTCGTCCAGGAGAACTCCGCCGGTGGCACGGTTGTCGGTGTGACGGCGTTTGCTGAAGACCCGGATGCAACGGATACAGTTTCCTATTCCATCACCGATAGTCGGTTCGATATCGACCCGGATACGGGCGTTATTACCGTTGCCGATGGTGCCGTGATTGACCGCGAGACGACCCCCTATATCGATATCGAGGTTACAGCCACCTCAACGGATGGCTCAACCTCGACCGGTATCTTCCGGATCACGGTGGGCGACGAGAACGAGTTCGATATTGGACCGGTGAACGACATCGACCCGGCAGCCAACAGCATTTCAGAGACCGCCAATGGGGGCGAATTTGCCGGGATCACCGCCTTCGCCGAGGATCCTGATCCGGCGGACAGTGTCACCTACCAGCTGACTGGTGATGACAGGTTCGAGATCGATCCGGATACAGGTGTCATCACCGTAAAGAATGGCGCGACGTTCGATGCGGAAACAGAACCTTCCATCGAGATGACTGTCACCGCAACGTCAACGGATGGCTCTTCCTCAACTAAGACCTTCACCGTGGCCGTGACAGACAACAATGAAGCACCGGATCTGATCGTTCATCTGGAAAACGGCTCAGAACAGTTTGTCGTCAACGGCAGCTTCGAAATCTATGACGGGGTTCACGGCGGACCAGCCGGGTCCGGCTGGTACGAAAACCCGACTTCGATCGAGGGTTGGACCTACGACAACGTCGATGTACATGAGGCCGGGCACAATACTTATGGCGCGACTGACGGCGGTCATCATCTGGACCTTGCAGCCATGAACAATGGCTGGGCTTCTCAGCAAATAGAGGGGCAGCTTGATGGTCAGGTCTATCATCTGACATTCGACATGAAGTCGCGCGGCGGCGTGGGAGAAAGTGTCGCCGAGGTCTATTGGAACGGCGAGTTGATCGACACGATCGACCCGGCCACTACGGGAACGGGTTGGCAGTCCTATGCCTATGACATCGTTGGCGGATCCGGCGACGGCTCCAATACGCTGACATTCGTTGAGATCGGTTCCGATAACCTGGGTGGTGCGCTGATCGACAGTGTGTCCATCGTTTCCGACAACCGCACTGCGGTCGTCGAGGAATATTACGGCGCAGAGATTGCACCCTTGTCAGTATTCGATCCGGATGTGGGCGATACGCATATATTCACGGTTTCGGACGACCGGTTTGAGGTGGTCGTATCCGGCGACAGATACCTTCTCAAATTGAAAGACGATCAGGCCTTCGACTACGAAACCGAGACTCAGGTGACCCTTGAGGTGACGGCAACCGACCAGGGCGGTCTTTCCGACACGGAGATCGTGGTGATCGACGTGATCGATATCGACGACACCAATTCTCCCATCGGTCCGCTCGCCGACATTGATGCCAGCGCAAACCAGGTTCTTGAAAACGCCGCGGCAGGTGCCGTCGTGGGTCTGACTGCCTTTGCAAACGATCCGGATGCAGGCGACAACGTGAGTTATCAGCTCAGCGGTGACGCGCGCTTCGAGATCGACCCGGTGTCGGGGGTGATCACCGTCGCCAGTGGGGCAAGTTTCGACAAGGAAACCGAACCGGAAATCGATGTTCTGGTGACGGCTACTTCGACTGACGGATCAGTCTCGACCGAAACCTTCACGATTGCGATTGCCGATGCCAATGAGGCGCCGGACCTCGACTTCGATCCGGAACTTGGACCGGGCGTTTCCGTGACGCTGACCTTTGTCGAGGAATATGCCGGCCACAGCAATGTGCTGGGTGTCTTCTACGTGGACGGCAACGGCAATCCCGTGGCCGGCGAAATCGTCTGGGTCAACCAGAACCAATTGACGCCGGGCGATACGGCGACCCTCTATCTGGAAGGCGTCGAAGCGAGCGAAATCGGCTA includes these proteins:
- a CDS encoding cadherin domain-containing protein; translation: MADTDTSANAGKPGVSSSTENAAKSNGGSEPSPARMEAQAGDPYRPAGGNDYSLSVEPEDTGEATLANLYQAVPLEDRGSGASTQDAEGLGGDGGRDGQGAHGGLGQGLGGAGTGDTLLPDGGSEVAETADGGPNDDGGLGDGAVPEARGLDPTLSQFDLGGDGIQSSGSQVGDGTSGGGGGAGEGGDGGNTGVGPVEDVDSTDNFVTENAAGGTVVGVVAFANDPDATDTVTYSITDSRFDIDPDTGVITVADGAVIDRETTPYIDIEVTATSTDGSTSTGTFRITVGDENEFDIGPVTDVDGADNFVQENSAGGTVVGVTAFAEDPDATDTVTYSITDSRFDIDPDTGVITVADGAVIDRETTPYIDIEVTATSTDGSTSTGTFRITVGDENEFDIGPVTDVDGADNFVQENSAGGTVVGVTAFAEDPDATDTVTYSITDSRFEIDPDTGLITVADGAVIDRETTPYIDIEVTATSTDGSTSTGTFRITVGDENEFGIGPVTDVDGADNFVQENSAGGTVVGVTAFAEDPDATDTVTYSITDSRFEIDPDTGLITVADGAVIDRETTPFIDIEVTATSTDGSTSTGIFRITVGDENEFDIGPVTDVDGADNFVQENSAGGTVVGVTAFAEDPDATDTVTYSITDGRFDIDPDTGVITVADGAVIDRETTPYIDIEVTATSTDGSTSTGTFRITVGDENEFDIGPVTDVDGADNFVQENSAGGTVVGVTAFAEDPDATDTVTYSITDSRFEIDPDTGVITVADGAVIDRETTPFIDIEVTATSTDGSTSTGIFRITVGDENEFDIGPVTDVDGADNFVQENSAGGTVVGVTAFAEDPDATDTVSYSITDSRFDIDPDTGVITVADGAVIDRETTPYIDIEVTATSTDGSTSTGIFRITVGDENEFDIGPVNDIDPAANSISETANGGEFAGITAFAEDPDPADSVTYQLTGDDRFEIDPDTGVITVKNGATFDAETEPSIEMTVTATSTDGSSSTKTFTVAVTDNNEAPDLIVHLENGSEQFVVNGSFEIYDGVHGGPAGSGWYENPTSIEGWTYDNVDVHEAGHNTYGATDGGHHLDLAAMNNGWASQQIEGQLDGQVYHLTFDMKSRGGVGESVAEVYWNGELIDTIDPATTGTGWQSYAYDIVGGSGDGSNTLTFVEIGSDNLGGALIDSVSIVSDNRTAVVEEYYGAEIAPLSVFDPDVGDTHIFTVSDDRFEVVVSGDRYLLKLKDDQAFDYETETQVTLEVTATDQGGLSDTEIVVIDVIDIDDTNSPIGPLADIDASANQVLENAAAGAVVGLTAFANDPDAGDNVSYQLSGDARFEIDPVSGVITVASGASFDKETEPEIDVLVTATSTDGSVSTETFTIAIADANEAPDLDFDPELGPGVSVTLTFVEEYAGHSNVLGVFYVDGNGNPVAGEIVWVNQNQLTPGDTATLYLEGVEASEIGYFLIPDGADTNNGLLAGDKVTFQKDGQGNWQAVGPDGTLLVGADANVLFSGNGSLNPDGYDYTVESGIRIGFEDIAGGGDEDFDDVVFDQTTFETTARAAVYEEDPGAEIGTLSVFDPDVGDTHSFTVSDSRFEVISINGENILKLKDGVALDYETETQVSVEVTVTDSGGLSDTETIVIDVIDVEPEEPADDNEPIGPVRDVDTAQNLVVATAAAGMVIGLTAFAEDADAGDTVTYSIDDSRFDIDADTGVVTLASGATLVAGETIDVTITATSSDGSQSSAVFPVTVTSGVTENSPPDLIVGNAIYRPDQGNKHWDDHHDGHWGHIKDGETGHYHEDDGVHGQTYHGHDDDCTGNEYHVPENQAGVELVELSVVDPDIGDTHTFTVSDDRFEVVSNGDSYLLKLKDDAAVDYETEQSITIDVTATDSGGLSDTETITLDVVDFDDVPLCEVGTSNADTIVGGDFVDSISGLGGNDILLGQGGNDLIYGGAGDDVIRGGAGDDVLSGGDGSDLFAYMLGDGHDSIYGGAGGSWIDIVDLSKAADGTDIGTYGVDWSITMTEGSIESIDAAAGEITLSQDSGGYIEFADGGRIDFTDLEGVQY
- a CDS encoding peptidase domain-containing ABC transporter; its protein translation is MASFITDTFSSIKLPQLEFFSSETGEKVSTPKLPRSVVTASILINILGLAMPLTILQVYDRILPNKSTDTLVILIAGLGFVLVIDAVLKTTRSYLTGWLAASFTHQANVEAARRLLHSRADINSEATVTKHLDSLRSLQAMGDHYGGQARLLAIDLPASLLFLAVLFLIGGPIGFVPLVLLALFALRTAALNTRIDSLIEKRAEQDQRKYDFIFEVLSGLNTIKAMAFEPVILRRFERLQTQNSRLGYDYIDLTNRARNSSGFFTVLTTVCVVSAGALMVMSGFISVGAVAACTLLAGQVVQPLLRGINHWTDMQRVKHDFREARALFDLPKEERSGNKNLVIVGNIKLQNASFAARSDAIVPVQNLSLTINAGETVAFEGSDGSGRTTLARLISGDIEPTSGKVMIDGQDLYGVDHRYLCRHIAYVSNDAQMFAGTILQNLTLFGSRASPQKARLAADLIGLEKDIHLLPLGYDTMLGNAIEENLTDSMVQRIAIARALAGEPKILILNDANGALDHKSEAQLVEALKRLKGQLTTLIVSHRPSFRAIADKQFLMEHGRISALPDTPNTPRYKLRRREPADTKKQA